One window of the Oncorhynchus mykiss isolate Arlee chromosome 5, USDA_OmykA_1.1, whole genome shotgun sequence genome contains the following:
- the zmiz2 gene encoding zinc finger MIZ domain-containing protein 2 isoform X3 codes for MNPLNSMKPGLPPTPHSDGNFLYDSASWQQGTNQQPGALSVVTTVWGVTNPSHSQVFGAPMGPGGNSGGHMMQGSGGGGGMSPGVNHQYQSYGDKGYGQPGLYGRPNTAYNQAPPYGQSYSNNGGGGGMGQRPPSDFTQAAAAAVAAAAATATATATATVAAIQEKQNQEMNYGQMGGGPSSYSTQFLSHPGPQQGGPRGPPGMSPSGMVQSRPGQHPSMGGMGYPSHPSQGQGQRMSQQHPGYPAGQQQGLKRPYQSEGFPGQQQYGSGGMSPYHGGQPLQYPPGPQQRPPQSPSYHPNQRMPPMAQYQQGPPNPAQYYKEQQYNGQQGNMPPGGYNAFTQAAVNAQGGRVMPGYPSSPLGGNPTPPMTPGSMPPYLSPGGPGPDTKPPYLPQGPDIKPPYLPQGPDIKPNINSLQPPTGNPSDDLRLTFPVRDGVVLEPFRLEHNLAVSNHAFQLRDSVYKTLMMRPDLELQFKCYHHEDRQMNTNWPASVQVQSHLQVSGPCLQVSVNATPLTIERGDNKTSHKPLYLKQVCQPGRNTIQITVTACCCSHLFVLQLVHRPSVRSVLQGLMKKRLLPAEHCVSKIKRNFNSGTIPGTTGLNGEDGVEQTAIKVSLKCPITFRRIQLPARGHDCRHIQCFDLESYLQLNCERGTWRCPVCNKSALLEGLEVDQYMLGILIYIQNSDYEEITIDPVCGWRPVPIKPDIHIKEEADGPVLKRCRTVSPSHMMMPNVMEMIAALGPASSPYQGLPPGGRNTPDYNSQGQGYSSQSGFSEFPNTPGTPTLRDFTSPGPPNIYQQDQMSHSGRMDPSHNALQQQQQQHQQGVHGNQSIGGGVGGQMQQRNSNTQNARLQTEGSFGLGGAGGGEGADHTLDLLPELTNPDELLSYLGPPDLPSNSNDDLLSLFENN; via the exons ATGAACCCCCTCAACTCCATGAAACCCGGTCTGCCTCCCACTccgcacag TGACGGTAACTTCCTGTATGACTCTGCCTCCTGGCAACAAGGCACCAATCAGCAGCCAGGCGCCCTCTCTGTGGTAACCACTGTCTGGGGCGTGACCAATCCCTCGCACAGCCAG GTGTTTGGTGCGCCCATGGGTCCGGGCGGGAACTCTGGAGGTCACATGATGCAGGGCAGCGGTGGCGGTGGGGGGATGAGTCCCGGTGTGAACCACCAGTACCAGAGCTATGGTGATAAGGGCTACGGACAACCAGGTCTCTACGGACGCCCCAACACCGCCTATAACCAAGCACCACCCTATGGACAGAG TTACTCTAATAatggtggtggagggggaatgGGCCAACGCCCCCCCTCTGACTTCACCCAGGCTGCTGCCGCTGCTGTTGCCGCCGCTGCTGCCACGGCAACCGCCACTGCCACGGCAACAGTTGCCGCCATCCAGGAGAAGCAGAACCAGGAAATGAACTACGGCCAG ATGGGCGGAGGACCATCCTCCTACAGTACCCAGTTCCTGTCCCACCCGGGCCCCCAGCAGGGTGGGCCCCGCGGCCCCCCGGGGATGAGCCCCAGTGGGATGGTCCAGTCCCGGCCTGGACAGCACCCCTCAATGGGGGGCATGGGGTACCCCTCGCACCCCTCCCAGGGTCAGGGCCAGAGGATGTCCCAGCAGCACCCAGGCTACCCAGCAGGTCAACAACAGGGGCTCAAACGCCCCTATCAATCTGAG GGTTTCCCAGGGCAGCAACAGTATGGTTCAGGGGGCATGTCTCCGTACCATGGTGGCCAGCCCCTCCAGTACCCCCCCGGCCCCCAGCAGCGCCCGCCCCAGTCCCCATCATACCACCCCAACCAGCGCATGCCCCCCATGGCACAGTACCAGCAAGGTCCACCCAACCCGGCACAGTACTACAAG gAGCAGCAGTACAATGGGCAGCAGGGTAACATGCCACCAGGAGGCTACAACGCCTTCACACAGGCTGCTGTCAATGCG CAGGGTGGCCGAGTGATGCCGGGGTACCCCAGTTCTCCTTTGGGGGGTAACCCAACCCCTCCCATGACTCCAGGCAGCATGCCCCCCTACCTGTCACCCGGTGGGCCTGGACCGGACACCAAGCCCCCCTACCTCCCCCAAGGCCCTGACATCAAGCCCCCCTACCTCCCCCAAGGCCCTGACATCAAGCCCAACATCAACTCCCTACAGCCCCCCACTG GTAACCCTAGCGACGACCTGCGGCTGACCTTCCCGGTGCGCGACGGCGTGGTGCTGGAGCCGTTCCGATTGGAGCACAACCTGGCAGTCAGCAACCATGCCTTCCAGCTGCGAGACTCTGTCTACAAAACCCTCATGATGAG GCCTGACCTGGAGCTGCAGTTTAAGTGTTATCACCATGAGGACCGGCAGATGAACACTAACTGGCCCGCTTCCGTACAGGTACAATCACACTTACAG GTTTCTGGTCCTTGCTTACAGGTGAGTGTGAACGCCACACCGCTCACCATCGAGAGGGGCGACAACAAGACGTCCCACAAGCCCCTCTACCTCAAGCAGGTGTGTCAGCCGGGACGCAACACCATCCAGATCACCGTCACCGCCTGCTGCTGC tccCACCTGTTTGTGTTGCAGCTGGTCCACAGGCCATCAGTACGCTCAGTTCTGCAAGGTTTAATGAAGAAGAGATTACTGCCCGCAGAGCACTGTGTGTCTAAGA TTAAGAGGAACTTCAATAGTGGGACCATCCCTGGAACCACAGGGCTGAACGGAGAGGATGGTGTGGAGCAGACAGCCATCAAAGTCTCTCTGAAATGTCCCATCACCTTCAGACGCATCCAGCTGCCCGCTCGGGGACACGACTGTAGACATATCCAG tgtttTGACCTGGAGTCGTACCTGCAGTTGAACTGTGAGAGAGGGACCTGGAGATGCCCTGTGTGCAA TAAAAGCGCTCTACTGGAGGGACTAGAAGTGGACCAGTACATGCTGGGGATTCTAATTTACATACagaa cTCGGACTATGAGGAGATCACCATTGATCCAGTGTGTGGCTGGAGGCCGGTGCCCATTAAACCAGACATCCACATAAAGGAGGAAGCAGACGGGCCTGTGTTGAAGCGCTGCCGGACGGTCAGCCCCAGTCACATGATGATGCCCAATGTCATGGAGATGATAGCTGCCCTGGGACCGGCCTCCTCGCCCTACCAGGGtctaccacctgggggcaggaACACACCTGACTACAACAGCCAAG GTCAAGGATACTCCAGCCAGTCAGGCTTCTCTGAGTTCCCCAACACCCCTGGAACTCCAACCCTGAGAGACTTCACCTCCCCTGGACCACCTAACATCTACCAGCAGgaccag ATGTCCCACTCTGGCCGTATGGACCCTTCCCATAATGCCCtgcagcaacaacagcagcagcaccagcagGGTGTCCACGGTAACCAGAGTATCGGAGGCGGCGTTGGCGGACAGATGCAGCAGCGGAACTCCAATACCCAGAATGCCCGGCTGCAGACGGAGGGTTCGTTCGGCCTGGGTGgagcgggaggaggagagggagcggATCACACCCTGGAC CTTCTCCCTGAGCTGACCAATCCAGATGAGCTGTTGTCCTACCTAGGTCCTCCAGATCTACCTAGCAACAGCAACGAtgacctgctctctctgttcgAGAACAACTGA
- the zmiz2 gene encoding zinc finger MIZ domain-containing protein 2 isoform X2, protein MNPLNSMKPGLPPTPHSDGNFLYDSASWQQGTNQQPGALSVVTTVWGVTNPSHSQVFGAPMGPGGNSGGHMMQGSGGGGGMSPGVNHQYQSYGDKGYGQPGLYGRPNTAYNQAPPYGQSYSNNGGGGGMGQRPPSDFTQAAAAAVAAAAATATATATATVAAIQEKQNQEMNYGQMGGGPSSYSTQFLSHPGPQQGGPRGPPGMSPSGMVQSRPGQHPSMGGMGYPSHPSQGQGQRMSQQHPGYPAGQQQGLKRPYQSEGFPGQQQYGSGGMSPYHGGQPLQYPPGPQQRPPQSPSYHPNQRMPPMAQYQQGPPNPAQYYKEQQYNGQQGNMPPGGYNAFTQAAVNAGGRVMPGYPSSPLGGNPTPPMTPGSMPPYLSPGGPGPDTKPPYLPQGPDIKPPYLPQGPDIKPNINSLQPPTGNPSDDLRLTFPVRDGVVLEPFRLEHNLAVSNHAFQLRDSVYKTLMMRPDLELQFKCYHHEDRQMNTNWPASVQVQSHLQVSGPCLQVSVNATPLTIERGDNKTSHKPLYLKQVCQPGRNTIQITVTACCCSHLFVLQLVHRPSVRSVLQGLMKKRLLPAEHCVSKIKRNFNSGTIPGTTGLNGEDGVEQTAIKVSLKCPITFRRIQLPARGHDCRHIQCFDLESYLQLNCERGTWRCPVCNKSALLEGLEVDQYMLGILIYIQNSDYEEITIDPVCGWRPVPIKPDIHIKEEADGPVLKRCRTVSPSHMMMPNVMEMIAALGPASSPYQGLPPGGRNTPDYNSQAGQGYSSQSGFSEFPNTPGTPTLRDFTSPGPPNIYQQDQMSHSGRMDPSHNALQQQQQQHQQGVHGNQSIGGGVGGQMQQRNSNTQNARLQTEGSFGLGGAGGGEGADHTLDLLPELTNPDELLSYLGPPDLPSNSNDDLLSLFENN, encoded by the exons ATGAACCCCCTCAACTCCATGAAACCCGGTCTGCCTCCCACTccgcacag TGACGGTAACTTCCTGTATGACTCTGCCTCCTGGCAACAAGGCACCAATCAGCAGCCAGGCGCCCTCTCTGTGGTAACCACTGTCTGGGGCGTGACCAATCCCTCGCACAGCCAG GTGTTTGGTGCGCCCATGGGTCCGGGCGGGAACTCTGGAGGTCACATGATGCAGGGCAGCGGTGGCGGTGGGGGGATGAGTCCCGGTGTGAACCACCAGTACCAGAGCTATGGTGATAAGGGCTACGGACAACCAGGTCTCTACGGACGCCCCAACACCGCCTATAACCAAGCACCACCCTATGGACAGAG TTACTCTAATAatggtggtggagggggaatgGGCCAACGCCCCCCCTCTGACTTCACCCAGGCTGCTGCCGCTGCTGTTGCCGCCGCTGCTGCCACGGCAACCGCCACTGCCACGGCAACAGTTGCCGCCATCCAGGAGAAGCAGAACCAGGAAATGAACTACGGCCAG ATGGGCGGAGGACCATCCTCCTACAGTACCCAGTTCCTGTCCCACCCGGGCCCCCAGCAGGGTGGGCCCCGCGGCCCCCCGGGGATGAGCCCCAGTGGGATGGTCCAGTCCCGGCCTGGACAGCACCCCTCAATGGGGGGCATGGGGTACCCCTCGCACCCCTCCCAGGGTCAGGGCCAGAGGATGTCCCAGCAGCACCCAGGCTACCCAGCAGGTCAACAACAGGGGCTCAAACGCCCCTATCAATCTGAG GGTTTCCCAGGGCAGCAACAGTATGGTTCAGGGGGCATGTCTCCGTACCATGGTGGCCAGCCCCTCCAGTACCCCCCCGGCCCCCAGCAGCGCCCGCCCCAGTCCCCATCATACCACCCCAACCAGCGCATGCCCCCCATGGCACAGTACCAGCAAGGTCCACCCAACCCGGCACAGTACTACAAG gAGCAGCAGTACAATGGGCAGCAGGGTAACATGCCACCAGGAGGCTACAACGCCTTCACACAGGCTGCTGTCAATGCG GGTGGCCGAGTGATGCCGGGGTACCCCAGTTCTCCTTTGGGGGGTAACCCAACCCCTCCCATGACTCCAGGCAGCATGCCCCCCTACCTGTCACCCGGTGGGCCTGGACCGGACACCAAGCCCCCCTACCTCCCCCAAGGCCCTGACATCAAGCCCCCCTACCTCCCCCAAGGCCCTGACATCAAGCCCAACATCAACTCCCTACAGCCCCCCACTG GTAACCCTAGCGACGACCTGCGGCTGACCTTCCCGGTGCGCGACGGCGTGGTGCTGGAGCCGTTCCGATTGGAGCACAACCTGGCAGTCAGCAACCATGCCTTCCAGCTGCGAGACTCTGTCTACAAAACCCTCATGATGAG GCCTGACCTGGAGCTGCAGTTTAAGTGTTATCACCATGAGGACCGGCAGATGAACACTAACTGGCCCGCTTCCGTACAGGTACAATCACACTTACAG GTTTCTGGTCCTTGCTTACAGGTGAGTGTGAACGCCACACCGCTCACCATCGAGAGGGGCGACAACAAGACGTCCCACAAGCCCCTCTACCTCAAGCAGGTGTGTCAGCCGGGACGCAACACCATCCAGATCACCGTCACCGCCTGCTGCTGC tccCACCTGTTTGTGTTGCAGCTGGTCCACAGGCCATCAGTACGCTCAGTTCTGCAAGGTTTAATGAAGAAGAGATTACTGCCCGCAGAGCACTGTGTGTCTAAGA TTAAGAGGAACTTCAATAGTGGGACCATCCCTGGAACCACAGGGCTGAACGGAGAGGATGGTGTGGAGCAGACAGCCATCAAAGTCTCTCTGAAATGTCCCATCACCTTCAGACGCATCCAGCTGCCCGCTCGGGGACACGACTGTAGACATATCCAG tgtttTGACCTGGAGTCGTACCTGCAGTTGAACTGTGAGAGAGGGACCTGGAGATGCCCTGTGTGCAA TAAAAGCGCTCTACTGGAGGGACTAGAAGTGGACCAGTACATGCTGGGGATTCTAATTTACATACagaa cTCGGACTATGAGGAGATCACCATTGATCCAGTGTGTGGCTGGAGGCCGGTGCCCATTAAACCAGACATCCACATAAAGGAGGAAGCAGACGGGCCTGTGTTGAAGCGCTGCCGGACGGTCAGCCCCAGTCACATGATGATGCCCAATGTCATGGAGATGATAGCTGCCCTGGGACCGGCCTCCTCGCCCTACCAGGGtctaccacctgggggcaggaACACACCTGACTACAACAGCCAAG CAGGTCAAGGATACTCCAGCCAGTCAGGCTTCTCTGAGTTCCCCAACACCCCTGGAACTCCAACCCTGAGAGACTTCACCTCCCCTGGACCACCTAACATCTACCAGCAGgaccag ATGTCCCACTCTGGCCGTATGGACCCTTCCCATAATGCCCtgcagcaacaacagcagcagcaccagcagGGTGTCCACGGTAACCAGAGTATCGGAGGCGGCGTTGGCGGACAGATGCAGCAGCGGAACTCCAATACCCAGAATGCCCGGCTGCAGACGGAGGGTTCGTTCGGCCTGGGTGgagcgggaggaggagagggagcggATCACACCCTGGAC CTTCTCCCTGAGCTGACCAATCCAGATGAGCTGTTGTCCTACCTAGGTCCTCCAGATCTACCTAGCAACAGCAACGAtgacctgctctctctgttcgAGAACAACTGA
- the zmiz2 gene encoding zinc finger MIZ domain-containing protein 2 isoform X7 — protein MNPLNSMKPGLPPTPHSDGNFLYDSASWQQGTNQQPGALSVVTTVWGVTNPSHSQVFGAPMGPGGNSGGHMMQGSGGGGGMSPGVNHQYQSYGDKGYGQPGLYGRPNTAYNQAPPYGQSYSNNGGGGGMGQRPPSDFTQAAAAAVAAAAATATATATATVAAIQEKQNQEMNYGQMGGGPSSYSTQFLSHPGPQQGGPRGPPGMSPSGMVQSRPGQHPSMGGMGYPSHPSQGQGQRMSQQHPGYPAGQQQGLKRPYQSEGFPGQQQYGSGGMSPYHGGQPLQYPPGPQQRPPQSPSYHPNQRMPPMAQYQQGPPNPAQYYKEQQYNGQQGNMPPGGYNAFTQAAVNAQGGRVMPGYPSSPLGGNPTPPMTPGSMPPYLSPGGPGPDTKPPYLPQGPDIKPPYLPQGPDIKPNINSLQPPTGNPSDDLRLTFPVRDGVVLEPFRLEHNLAVSNHAFQLRDSVYKTLMMRPDLELQFKCYHHEDRQMNTNWPASVQVSVNATPLTIERGDNKTSHKPLYLKQVCQPGRNTIQITVTACCCSHLFVLQLVHRPSVRSVLQGLMKKRLLPAEHCVSKIKRNFNSGTIPGTTGLNGEDGVEQTAIKVSLKCPITFRRIQLPARGHDCRHIQCFDLESYLQLNCERGTWRCPVCNKSALLEGLEVDQYMLGILIYIQNSDYEEITIDPVCGWRPVPIKPDIHIKEEADGPVLKRCRTVSPSHMMMPNVMEMIAALGPASSPYQGLPPGGRNTPDYNSQAGQGYSSQSGFSEFPNTPGTPTLRDFTSPGPPNIYQQDQMSHSGRMDPSHNALQQQQQQHQQGVHGNQSIGGGVGGQMQQRNSNTQNARLQTEGSFGLGGAGGGEGADHTLDLLPELTNPDELLSYLGPPDLPSNSNDDLLSLFENN, from the exons ATGAACCCCCTCAACTCCATGAAACCCGGTCTGCCTCCCACTccgcacag TGACGGTAACTTCCTGTATGACTCTGCCTCCTGGCAACAAGGCACCAATCAGCAGCCAGGCGCCCTCTCTGTGGTAACCACTGTCTGGGGCGTGACCAATCCCTCGCACAGCCAG GTGTTTGGTGCGCCCATGGGTCCGGGCGGGAACTCTGGAGGTCACATGATGCAGGGCAGCGGTGGCGGTGGGGGGATGAGTCCCGGTGTGAACCACCAGTACCAGAGCTATGGTGATAAGGGCTACGGACAACCAGGTCTCTACGGACGCCCCAACACCGCCTATAACCAAGCACCACCCTATGGACAGAG TTACTCTAATAatggtggtggagggggaatgGGCCAACGCCCCCCCTCTGACTTCACCCAGGCTGCTGCCGCTGCTGTTGCCGCCGCTGCTGCCACGGCAACCGCCACTGCCACGGCAACAGTTGCCGCCATCCAGGAGAAGCAGAACCAGGAAATGAACTACGGCCAG ATGGGCGGAGGACCATCCTCCTACAGTACCCAGTTCCTGTCCCACCCGGGCCCCCAGCAGGGTGGGCCCCGCGGCCCCCCGGGGATGAGCCCCAGTGGGATGGTCCAGTCCCGGCCTGGACAGCACCCCTCAATGGGGGGCATGGGGTACCCCTCGCACCCCTCCCAGGGTCAGGGCCAGAGGATGTCCCAGCAGCACCCAGGCTACCCAGCAGGTCAACAACAGGGGCTCAAACGCCCCTATCAATCTGAG GGTTTCCCAGGGCAGCAACAGTATGGTTCAGGGGGCATGTCTCCGTACCATGGTGGCCAGCCCCTCCAGTACCCCCCCGGCCCCCAGCAGCGCCCGCCCCAGTCCCCATCATACCACCCCAACCAGCGCATGCCCCCCATGGCACAGTACCAGCAAGGTCCACCCAACCCGGCACAGTACTACAAG gAGCAGCAGTACAATGGGCAGCAGGGTAACATGCCACCAGGAGGCTACAACGCCTTCACACAGGCTGCTGTCAATGCG CAGGGTGGCCGAGTGATGCCGGGGTACCCCAGTTCTCCTTTGGGGGGTAACCCAACCCCTCCCATGACTCCAGGCAGCATGCCCCCCTACCTGTCACCCGGTGGGCCTGGACCGGACACCAAGCCCCCCTACCTCCCCCAAGGCCCTGACATCAAGCCCCCCTACCTCCCCCAAGGCCCTGACATCAAGCCCAACATCAACTCCCTACAGCCCCCCACTG GTAACCCTAGCGACGACCTGCGGCTGACCTTCCCGGTGCGCGACGGCGTGGTGCTGGAGCCGTTCCGATTGGAGCACAACCTGGCAGTCAGCAACCATGCCTTCCAGCTGCGAGACTCTGTCTACAAAACCCTCATGATGAG GCCTGACCTGGAGCTGCAGTTTAAGTGTTATCACCATGAGGACCGGCAGATGAACACTAACTGGCCCGCTTCCGTACAG GTGAGTGTGAACGCCACACCGCTCACCATCGAGAGGGGCGACAACAAGACGTCCCACAAGCCCCTCTACCTCAAGCAGGTGTGTCAGCCGGGACGCAACACCATCCAGATCACCGTCACCGCCTGCTGCTGC tccCACCTGTTTGTGTTGCAGCTGGTCCACAGGCCATCAGTACGCTCAGTTCTGCAAGGTTTAATGAAGAAGAGATTACTGCCCGCAGAGCACTGTGTGTCTAAGA TTAAGAGGAACTTCAATAGTGGGACCATCCCTGGAACCACAGGGCTGAACGGAGAGGATGGTGTGGAGCAGACAGCCATCAAAGTCTCTCTGAAATGTCCCATCACCTTCAGACGCATCCAGCTGCCCGCTCGGGGACACGACTGTAGACATATCCAG tgtttTGACCTGGAGTCGTACCTGCAGTTGAACTGTGAGAGAGGGACCTGGAGATGCCCTGTGTGCAA TAAAAGCGCTCTACTGGAGGGACTAGAAGTGGACCAGTACATGCTGGGGATTCTAATTTACATACagaa cTCGGACTATGAGGAGATCACCATTGATCCAGTGTGTGGCTGGAGGCCGGTGCCCATTAAACCAGACATCCACATAAAGGAGGAAGCAGACGGGCCTGTGTTGAAGCGCTGCCGGACGGTCAGCCCCAGTCACATGATGATGCCCAATGTCATGGAGATGATAGCTGCCCTGGGACCGGCCTCCTCGCCCTACCAGGGtctaccacctgggggcaggaACACACCTGACTACAACAGCCAAG CAGGTCAAGGATACTCCAGCCAGTCAGGCTTCTCTGAGTTCCCCAACACCCCTGGAACTCCAACCCTGAGAGACTTCACCTCCCCTGGACCACCTAACATCTACCAGCAGgaccag ATGTCCCACTCTGGCCGTATGGACCCTTCCCATAATGCCCtgcagcaacaacagcagcagcaccagcagGGTGTCCACGGTAACCAGAGTATCGGAGGCGGCGTTGGCGGACAGATGCAGCAGCGGAACTCCAATACCCAGAATGCCCGGCTGCAGACGGAGGGTTCGTTCGGCCTGGGTGgagcgggaggaggagagggagcggATCACACCCTGGAC CTTCTCCCTGAGCTGACCAATCCAGATGAGCTGTTGTCCTACCTAGGTCCTCCAGATCTACCTAGCAACAGCAACGAtgacctgctctctctgttcgAGAACAACTGA
- the zmiz2 gene encoding zinc finger MIZ domain-containing protein 2 isoform X5 yields the protein MNPLNSMKPGLPPTPHSDGNFLYDSASWQQGTNQQPGALSVVTTVWGVTNPSHSQVFGAPMGPGGNSGGHMMQGSGGGGGMSPGVNHQYQSYGDKGYGQPGLYGRPNTAYNQAPPYGQSYSNNGGGGGMGQRPPSDFTQAAAAAVAAAAATATATATATVAAIQEKQNQEMNYGQMGGGPSSYSTQFLSHPGPQQGGPRGPPGMSPSGMVQSRPGQHPSMGGMGYPSHPSQGQGQRMSQQHPGYPAGQQQGLKRPYQSEGFPGQQQYGSGGMSPYHGGQPLQYPPGPQQRPPQSPSYHPNQRMPPMAQYQQGPPNPAQYYKEQQYNGQQGNMPPGGYNAFTQAAVNAQGGRVMPGYPSSPLGGNPTPPMTPGSMPPYLSPGGPGPDTKPPYLPQGPDIKPPYLPQGPDIKPNINSLQPPTGNPSDDLRLTFPVRDGVVLEPFRLEHNLAVSNHAFQLRDSVYKTLMMRPDLELQFKCYHHEDRQMNTNWPASVQVQSHLQVSVNATPLTIERGDNKTSHKPLYLKQVCQPGRNTIQITVTACCCSHLFVLQLVHRPSVRSVLQGLMKKRLLPAEHCVSKIKRNFNSGTIPGTTGLNGEDGVEQTAIKVSLKCPITFRRIQLPARGHDCRHIQCFDLESYLQLNCERGTWRCPVCNKSALLEGLEVDQYMLGILIYIQNSDYEEITIDPVCGWRPVPIKPDIHIKEEADGPVLKRCRTVSPSHMMMPNVMEMIAALGPASSPYQGLPPGGRNTPDYNSQAGQGYSSQSGFSEFPNTPGTPTLRDFTSPGPPNIYQQDQMSHSGRMDPSHNALQQQQQQHQQGVHGNQSIGGGVGGQMQQRNSNTQNARLQTEGSFGLGGAGGGEGADHTLDLLPELTNPDELLSYLGPPDLPSNSNDDLLSLFENN from the exons ATGAACCCCCTCAACTCCATGAAACCCGGTCTGCCTCCCACTccgcacag TGACGGTAACTTCCTGTATGACTCTGCCTCCTGGCAACAAGGCACCAATCAGCAGCCAGGCGCCCTCTCTGTGGTAACCACTGTCTGGGGCGTGACCAATCCCTCGCACAGCCAG GTGTTTGGTGCGCCCATGGGTCCGGGCGGGAACTCTGGAGGTCACATGATGCAGGGCAGCGGTGGCGGTGGGGGGATGAGTCCCGGTGTGAACCACCAGTACCAGAGCTATGGTGATAAGGGCTACGGACAACCAGGTCTCTACGGACGCCCCAACACCGCCTATAACCAAGCACCACCCTATGGACAGAG TTACTCTAATAatggtggtggagggggaatgGGCCAACGCCCCCCCTCTGACTTCACCCAGGCTGCTGCCGCTGCTGTTGCCGCCGCTGCTGCCACGGCAACCGCCACTGCCACGGCAACAGTTGCCGCCATCCAGGAGAAGCAGAACCAGGAAATGAACTACGGCCAG ATGGGCGGAGGACCATCCTCCTACAGTACCCAGTTCCTGTCCCACCCGGGCCCCCAGCAGGGTGGGCCCCGCGGCCCCCCGGGGATGAGCCCCAGTGGGATGGTCCAGTCCCGGCCTGGACAGCACCCCTCAATGGGGGGCATGGGGTACCCCTCGCACCCCTCCCAGGGTCAGGGCCAGAGGATGTCCCAGCAGCACCCAGGCTACCCAGCAGGTCAACAACAGGGGCTCAAACGCCCCTATCAATCTGAG GGTTTCCCAGGGCAGCAACAGTATGGTTCAGGGGGCATGTCTCCGTACCATGGTGGCCAGCCCCTCCAGTACCCCCCCGGCCCCCAGCAGCGCCCGCCCCAGTCCCCATCATACCACCCCAACCAGCGCATGCCCCCCATGGCACAGTACCAGCAAGGTCCACCCAACCCGGCACAGTACTACAAG gAGCAGCAGTACAATGGGCAGCAGGGTAACATGCCACCAGGAGGCTACAACGCCTTCACACAGGCTGCTGTCAATGCG CAGGGTGGCCGAGTGATGCCGGGGTACCCCAGTTCTCCTTTGGGGGGTAACCCAACCCCTCCCATGACTCCAGGCAGCATGCCCCCCTACCTGTCACCCGGTGGGCCTGGACCGGACACCAAGCCCCCCTACCTCCCCCAAGGCCCTGACATCAAGCCCCCCTACCTCCCCCAAGGCCCTGACATCAAGCCCAACATCAACTCCCTACAGCCCCCCACTG GTAACCCTAGCGACGACCTGCGGCTGACCTTCCCGGTGCGCGACGGCGTGGTGCTGGAGCCGTTCCGATTGGAGCACAACCTGGCAGTCAGCAACCATGCCTTCCAGCTGCGAGACTCTGTCTACAAAACCCTCATGATGAG GCCTGACCTGGAGCTGCAGTTTAAGTGTTATCACCATGAGGACCGGCAGATGAACACTAACTGGCCCGCTTCCGTACAGGTACAATCACACTTACAG GTGAGTGTGAACGCCACACCGCTCACCATCGAGAGGGGCGACAACAAGACGTCCCACAAGCCCCTCTACCTCAAGCAGGTGTGTCAGCCGGGACGCAACACCATCCAGATCACCGTCACCGCCTGCTGCTGC tccCACCTGTTTGTGTTGCAGCTGGTCCACAGGCCATCAGTACGCTCAGTTCTGCAAGGTTTAATGAAGAAGAGATTACTGCCCGCAGAGCACTGTGTGTCTAAGA TTAAGAGGAACTTCAATAGTGGGACCATCCCTGGAACCACAGGGCTGAACGGAGAGGATGGTGTGGAGCAGACAGCCATCAAAGTCTCTCTGAAATGTCCCATCACCTTCAGACGCATCCAGCTGCCCGCTCGGGGACACGACTGTAGACATATCCAG tgtttTGACCTGGAGTCGTACCTGCAGTTGAACTGTGAGAGAGGGACCTGGAGATGCCCTGTGTGCAA TAAAAGCGCTCTACTGGAGGGACTAGAAGTGGACCAGTACATGCTGGGGATTCTAATTTACATACagaa cTCGGACTATGAGGAGATCACCATTGATCCAGTGTGTGGCTGGAGGCCGGTGCCCATTAAACCAGACATCCACATAAAGGAGGAAGCAGACGGGCCTGTGTTGAAGCGCTGCCGGACGGTCAGCCCCAGTCACATGATGATGCCCAATGTCATGGAGATGATAGCTGCCCTGGGACCGGCCTCCTCGCCCTACCAGGGtctaccacctgggggcaggaACACACCTGACTACAACAGCCAAG CAGGTCAAGGATACTCCAGCCAGTCAGGCTTCTCTGAGTTCCCCAACACCCCTGGAACTCCAACCCTGAGAGACTTCACCTCCCCTGGACCACCTAACATCTACCAGCAGgaccag ATGTCCCACTCTGGCCGTATGGACCCTTCCCATAATGCCCtgcagcaacaacagcagcagcaccagcagGGTGTCCACGGTAACCAGAGTATCGGAGGCGGCGTTGGCGGACAGATGCAGCAGCGGAACTCCAATACCCAGAATGCCCGGCTGCAGACGGAGGGTTCGTTCGGCCTGGGTGgagcgggaggaggagagggagcggATCACACCCTGGAC CTTCTCCCTGAGCTGACCAATCCAGATGAGCTGTTGTCCTACCTAGGTCCTCCAGATCTACCTAGCAACAGCAACGAtgacctgctctctctgttcgAGAACAACTGA